AACCCATCTCAATGATCTGCCGTGCCTGGAGCAACGATCCGCTGAAGCAATGAAAGACACCTGATATTCCGCTTCCCTGGTAATCTTTCAGGATTTCCACGATGCGGTCGATCGAATTGCGGGAATGGATCACCACAGGAAGGTGATGCGCCAGGGCCAGGCTGATCTGTTCACGGAACACCAGCTCCTGTTCCCGCTCATAGGTCCTGTCCCAGTACAGATCCATCCCAGTTTCACCGACCGCCACATAGGACTGGTGTTCAAAACAGGTTGAGATCCGTTGCATCTCTTCTTCGTATGAATCATTCACCGAGGTAGGATGCAGGCCCATCATCGGCAGGCAAATTCCGGGATACCGGCTGCACAACCGGTGCAGGCTGTCGATCGACCCACTGTCAATGTTGGGCAGCAACAGGAGACTGACCTGCTTTTCCAGGGCTGATTGAATGACCTGGTCCCTGTCGTGGTCAAAGGCATCCAGGTAAAGATGGGTATGGGTGTCGATGAAAGTCATAAGTGGCAGCAAAGATACGGAAATAGTCATTCGTGGTCATTTGCTCGGCACCGAAGGCGCCTCGCGTGATTCATGGTCATTCGTGGTCATTTGCTCGGCACCGAAGGCGCCTCGCGTGATTCATAGTCATAATGATAATGAATGACAATGAATAACTATGTCTACCAACAAATGCTTAATTTTACCCCCCAAAGTATCTCTATGCCCAAGATCCTCATCATCCGTTTCAGCTCGATCGGGGACATTGTCCTCACCTCCCCCGTGGTGCGCTGCATACGCGAACAGATAAAGAATGCGGAGATACACTATCTGACCAAGGAAACATATCGGCCATTGCTGGTCGGGAATCCCAACATTGACAGGATTTTTACGATAAAGGACAACCTCCGCGAGGTGATCCCACTTCTCAGGAGAGAAAAGTATGATTTCATCGTCGACCTGCACCACAATCTGCGGTCACTGGTCACAAAGCTCAGCCTGCTCAGGCCTTCGGGAACGTTCCCGAAGAAGAATTTTCAAAAATGGGTACTGGTCCGCTTCAAGGTGAACCTTCTGCCCGGTCTGCACGTGGTCGACCGTTATTTCAGGGCGGCAGCCAGGTTAGGGATCGTGAACGATGGACTGGGGCTGGATCATTTCATTCCCGATGCCGATGTAGTGCCAGCTGAAGCCCTGCCGGCCGCCCACCGGACGGGCTATGTGGCGTTCATCATCGGTGCCAGGCATCAGACGAAAGTCCTGCCCGCGGAAAAGATCGTGCAGTTGTGCCAAAGGATCGGCCGCCCTGTGGTTCTGCTTGGCGGACCTGAGGATCAGGGCAGGGGAGAAGCCATTGCCGTGGTAGCGGGATCCCGGATCTTTAACGCGTGTGGACGGCTGAACATCAATCAGTCAGCTTCACTGGTGGCCCGGGCCGATCTGGTCATAACGCACGATACGGGTTTGATGCACATTGCAGCAGCATTCAGCAAACGGATCATTTCCATCTGGGGGAACACCGTCCCCGCATTCGGCATGTACCCTTATCTGCCCGAAAGCGATCGGCACCTGTCGTCCATCCACGAAGTGAAAGGTTTGAAATGCAGGCCATGCAGCAAGCTTGGGTATTCCTCCTGCCCGCTTAAACACTTCCGGTGCATGAACGAACTCAATGTGGATGCCATCCTGAAGGAGATCTCCTCTTAACACTCGTTCACAAAGGGATTGTTCATTCTTTCATACCCGATGGTCGTTTCGGGGCCGTGCCCCGGGTAAACGACCGTGTCGTCCGGCAGGGTGTAAAGCTTTTGAACAATGCTTTCTTTCAGCACCCTGAAATTACCGGTTGGAAGGTCGGCACGGCCTATGCTCCCGCTGAACAGCACATCGCCCACGATCACGAATTTTTCCTGCTCACTCAGCAAACAGATGCTTCCGTCAGCATGTCCGGGGGTGTAGAGCACCCGGAGCGAAGAATGACCAAACCTGACCTCGTCTCCTTCTTCCAGGAACCTGGTTGGTTTCATCACGCCCTCATAATCCAGCCCGAAAATGGAACTGAACTCCTTCGCCATTTCCCAGAAAAGTTTTCCGGC
The sequence above is drawn from the Bacteroidales bacterium genome and encodes:
- a CDS encoding TatD family hydrolase; its protein translation is MTISVSLLPLMTFIDTHTHLYLDAFDHDRDQVIQSALEKQVSLLLLPNIDSGSIDSLHRLCSRYPGICLPMMGLHPTSVNDSYEEEMQRISTCFEHQSYVAVGETGMDLYWDRTYEREQELVFREQISLALAHHLPVVIHSRNSIDRIVEILKDYQGSGISGVFHCFSGSLLQARQIIEMGFYLGIGGVLTFQKSSLASVVSQVSIEHILLETDSPFLAPVPYRGKRNESAYLPLIAEKLAEVKGTTAEHVAEVTTANARMLFGLDQNVEP
- a CDS encoding glycosyltransferase family 9 protein, encoding MPKILIIRFSSIGDIVLTSPVVRCIREQIKNAEIHYLTKETYRPLLVGNPNIDRIFTIKDNLREVIPLLRREKYDFIVDLHHNLRSLVTKLSLLRPSGTFPKKNFQKWVLVRFKVNLLPGLHVVDRYFRAAARLGIVNDGLGLDHFIPDADVVPAEALPAAHRTGYVAFIIGARHQTKVLPAEKIVQLCQRIGRPVVLLGGPEDQGRGEAIAVVAGSRIFNACGRLNINQSASLVARADLVITHDTGLMHIAAAFSKRIISIWGNTVPAFGMYPYLPESDRHLSSIHEVKGLKCRPCSKLGYSSCPLKHFRCMNELNVDAILKEISS
- a CDS encoding MBL fold metallo-hydrolase, producing MINIKKLVFNPFQVNTYLLSDATRQCVLIDAACYGAGENKILEEQISREGLTPVRLVYTHCHSDHILGNAFVTTRYNLEPEVHQAGKLFWEMAKEFSSIFGLDYEGVMKPTRFLEEGDEVRFGHSSLRVLYTPGHADGSICLLSEQEKFVIVGDVLFSGSIGRADLPTGNFRVLKESIVQKLYTLPDDTVVYPGHGPETTIGYERMNNPFVNEC